From a single Sphingobium lignivorans genomic region:
- a CDS encoding MFS transporter: protein MTAEIVREGSMGELSMAEAGGGPKALDAGQASLRLSLILVCSLVYFLDGIVHSIVGPLAPDIAATLRLSHADLGPIFSANLIGQCAGLIIFPLLAARLGHRRIVLCTLVGFGLFEALSAASSTAAELFAARLMTGAFLGGCLPSCLSIVTASAPPERRGIAIMILFTGYGLGATMSGVVAEMFSGLGGWRAASVAVGGSCLIFAAIAGLWLIEPVKRDEANTQATRSIGNGALAIVSPGYLLGTLMLWMLFISMLTISYCLSSWLPILLVEVGRENWVATMSVSIFSFGGIIAALGVGILIDRFGATPVLTTFLTIAAILMFLIGKLLASAPTTILLVLLAICGFFFLGAYGGVNVVLASYYPDHLRAVGIGWTKSVGRVGTVIAPILIGFGLSAGVSETTIMSLFSVPASLSVLALVVIAVAGSRSREAARAVVSSGN from the coding sequence ATGACCGCCGAAATCGTGCGAGAAGGCTCCATGGGAGAGCTAAGCATGGCTGAAGCGGGCGGCGGGCCAAAAGCATTGGATGCTGGGCAGGCGTCACTTCGCCTCTCCCTGATTCTGGTTTGCAGCCTTGTCTATTTTCTCGATGGGATCGTTCACAGTATCGTGGGGCCGCTGGCACCCGATATCGCCGCGACGTTGCGATTGTCGCACGCCGATCTGGGCCCGATTTTTTCGGCCAATCTGATCGGCCAATGCGCTGGCCTCATCATATTTCCGCTGCTGGCCGCACGACTGGGGCATCGGCGCATCGTGCTCTGCACGCTCGTCGGCTTCGGCCTTTTCGAGGCGTTGTCGGCCGCCTCAAGCACCGCGGCGGAACTCTTTGCCGCCCGATTGATGACCGGCGCCTTCCTGGGGGGCTGCCTGCCAAGCTGTCTTTCGATCGTGACGGCTTCCGCGCCTCCGGAACGGCGCGGCATCGCGATCATGATCCTGTTCACCGGCTATGGCCTGGGCGCAACCATGTCGGGCGTGGTCGCCGAGATGTTCTCGGGCCTGGGGGGCTGGCGGGCGGCCTCCGTGGCCGTCGGAGGCAGCTGCCTCATCTTTGCGGCAATTGCCGGCCTTTGGCTGATCGAACCTGTGAAACGAGACGAGGCCAACACGCAAGCCACCCGGAGCATTGGCAATGGCGCACTGGCGATCGTATCGCCTGGCTATCTCCTCGGCACGCTCATGCTCTGGATGTTGTTCATTTCGATGCTGACGATCAGCTACTGCCTCAGCAGCTGGCTCCCCATATTGCTGGTCGAGGTCGGTCGCGAGAATTGGGTGGCCACCATGTCCGTGTCGATCTTCTCGTTCGGGGGAATTATCGCGGCCCTCGGCGTGGGCATCCTCATCGACCGGTTCGGCGCCACACCCGTTCTGACGACCTTCCTGACGATCGCCGCGATCCTGATGTTCCTTATCGGCAAGTTATTAGCCTCGGCGCCAACGACAATCCTGCTCGTGCTGCTGGCTATATGCGGCTTCTTTTTCCTCGGCGCCTATGGCGGCGTGAATGTCGTGCTGGCGAGCTATTATCCCGATCATCTTCGCGCCGTCGGCATCGGCTGGACCAAAAGTGTCGGGCGCGTGGGTACCGTCATTGCGCCAATCCTGATTGGCTTCGGCCTCAGCGCCGGCGTTTCGGAGACGACGATCATGTCACTCTTTTCTGTTCCGGCCAGCCTATCGGTGCTTGCGCTCGTCGTCATAGCTGTCGCAGGATCGCGATCACGAGAGGCGGCTCGGGCAGTGGTCTCGAGCGGTAACTAG
- a CDS encoding DUF6119 family protein: MKTPYLGVHQTGSRPFIAELLANSQLLCLDQARANPAGAKGANFEPCDFLSASRQLIHLKDGHSSSPLSHLWNQGLVSTESFVRDSAFRTAFRKAVTVREKQYSRSGFLALIPDGRTKPLPADFTVVYGVMRHPNARTGSLTLPFFSKIALRAVAERLDMMGFKVELQLIAKT; the protein is encoded by the coding sequence GTGAAAACACCCTATCTCGGTGTCCACCAAACCGGCAGCAGGCCATTCATTGCGGAACTGCTGGCGAACTCCCAGCTGCTTTGCTTGGATCAGGCACGGGCTAATCCGGCGGGTGCAAAGGGCGCCAATTTCGAGCCTTGTGACTTCCTGTCGGCGAGCCGCCAGCTAATCCATCTGAAGGACGGTCATAGCTCTTCCCCGCTTAGCCATCTGTGGAACCAAGGTCTTGTATCAACCGAGAGCTTCGTCCGGGATTCAGCCTTTCGCACTGCGTTCCGTAAAGCCGTAACAGTCCGCGAAAAACAATACAGCAGGTCCGGGTTTCTGGCGTTGATTCCCGACGGGCGCACCAAGCCCCTCCCGGCTGATTTCACGGTCGTCTATGGCGTGATGCGCCATCCCAATGCCCGGACGGGGTCCTTGACTCTTCCGTTCTTCAGTAAGATCGCCCTGCGAGCGGTGGCCGAGCGGCTCGACATGATGGGCTTTAAAGTCGAACTCCAGTTGATAGCCAAAACTTAG
- a CDS encoding IS3 family transposase (programmed frameshift) gives MQRRKFSREFKLEAVRLVRERGVAVAQAARDLDVHENLLRKWVKELAADPGHAFPGQGQMKPEQLEIDRLRREVAKLKAERDILKKGRRLLREGLDMRFAFIAKHRGIWPVAWMCGALGVSRSGFHAWLTRAPSQRARDDEVIGSRVRASHVGSYRTYGARRVWHDLLAEGISCGLHRVERLMRAQGLRARPRRRGLPKDQGERSVIAGNVLGRQFTADRPNQKWVADFTYVWTAEGWLYVAAVIDLFSRRVVGWSMSDTMTAQLVTDALIMAIWRRGKPDALLHHSDQGSQYTSEQFQRLMADNGVTCSMSRSGNVWDNAAMESFFSSLKTERIGKKVYRTRAQAKADVFDYIECFYNPTRRHSTLGYLSPIDFEREAGVA, from the exons ATGCAACGAAGGAAGTTCAGCCGCGAGTTCAAGCTTGAGGCGGTAAGGTTGGTCCGTGAGCGCGGTGTGGCAGTTGCGCAGGCGGCCCGCGATCTGGATGTGCACGAGAACCTGCTGCGCAAATGGGTAAAGGAGTTGGCCGCTGATCCTGGCCATGCCTTTCCCGGGCAGGGTCAGATGAAGCCGGAGCAGTTGGAGATCGACCGTCTGCGCCGGGAAGTGGCCAAGCTGAAGGCAGAGCGCGACATTCTAAAAAAAG GCCGCCGCCTACTTCGCGAAGGACTCGATATGAGGTTCGCCTTCATCGCGAAGCACCGAGGGATCTGGCCGGTGGCATGGATGTGCGGGGCGCTCGGTGTCTCGCGGAGCGGCTTCCATGCCTGGCTCACCCGGGCGCCGTCACAGCGTGCCCGCGACGACGAGGTGATCGGCTCGAGGGTCAGGGCCAGCCATGTTGGCAGCTATCGCACCTATGGCGCCCGGCGTGTCTGGCACGACCTGCTCGCCGAAGGCATCTCCTGCGGTCTGCATCGGGTCGAACGGCTCATGCGAGCGCAAGGGCTGCGGGCCAGGCCACGCCGCCGTGGACTGCCCAAGGATCAGGGCGAACGCTCGGTCATCGCCGGCAACGTTCTGGGTCGCCAGTTCACGGCCGACAGGCCCAACCAGAAGTGGGTGGCAGATTTTACCTACGTCTGGACTGCCGAAGGATGGCTCTACGTGGCCGCCGTCATCGACCTGTTCTCGCGCAGGGTGGTGGGCTGGTCGATGAGCGACACGATGACCGCCCAGCTCGTTACCGATGCGCTCATCATGGCGATCTGGCGACGCGGAAAGCCCGATGCCCTGCTGCATCACTCGGACCAGGGTAGCCAATATACCAGCGAGCAGTTCCAGCGGCTCATGGCCGACAACGGCGTCACCTGTTCGATGAGCAGGTCCGGCAACGTCTGGGATAACGCCGCGATGGAAAGCTTCTTCTCCTCGCTCAAGACCGAGCGGATCGGGAAAAAGGTCTACCGCACGAGGGCGCAGGCGAAGGCGGACGTGTTCGATTACATCGAGTGCTTCTACAATCCGACCCGGCGTCACTCGACCCTGGGTTACCTCAGCCCTATCGACTTCGAGCGAGAAGCTGGGGTAGCCTAA
- a CDS encoding RES domain-containing protein, with protein MIDRNAITQAHVEWASARRIIRSAYPPIDLFEDIADPADWPLLISAEQKTNPRLMETIGVLDLIPPQRRVGGPGASYLMAPFTHFSPDRPSRFTAGHFGVLYVADSFETALSETIHHHQRFMARTAEPPGWTSQFREIVIDVDVIAHDLRDEALYADALRPDDYAESQRLGADLRAAGSDGLVYPSRRQAGGGCVALFYPDRAANPVQGRHLDYHWNGSRVDFYREPATGNVFQITL; from the coding sequence GTGATTGACCGCAATGCGATCACGCAGGCCCATGTCGAATGGGCAAGCGCCCGTCGCATCATTCGAAGCGCCTATCCGCCGATCGATCTGTTCGAGGACATCGCCGATCCGGCGGACTGGCCGCTTCTGATTTCCGCGGAGCAGAAGACCAATCCTCGATTGATGGAGACAATCGGGGTGCTCGATCTCATCCCGCCCCAACGTCGCGTCGGTGGCCCCGGCGCAAGCTATCTCATGGCGCCGTTCACTCACTTCAGTCCCGATCGACCAAGCCGATTTACGGCAGGGCACTTCGGCGTCCTCTATGTTGCCGACAGTTTCGAAACCGCTCTCTCCGAAACGATCCATCATCACCAGCGCTTCATGGCCAGGACGGCCGAGCCTCCGGGATGGACATCCCAGTTTCGGGAGATTGTCATCGACGTCGATGTCATCGCGCACGATCTGCGCGACGAGGCACTCTATGCCGATGCGCTGCGTCCTGACGATTATGCCGAGAGCCAGCGACTGGGCGCCGATCTTCGAGCGGCCGGCTCAGATGGTCTCGTCTATCCGAGCCGGAGACAGGCTGGCGGCGGCTGCGTTGCGCTCTTCTACCCCGATCGCGCTGCCAACCCTGTCCAGGGTCGGCATCTCGACTATCATTGGAATGGGTCTCGCGTCGATTTCTACCGAGAGCCAGCGACCGGCAACGTCTTTCAGATTACGCTGTGA
- a CDS encoding MbcA/ParS/Xre antitoxin family protein translates to MALATLIDTEPRPFRPEPVTDEEAAAMFRAVTRLFGLWDLTDEQASVLVDLPLRTYRRWKAGDLGRIDRDGKARLSNLVGIHKALRIIFSDPARGYRWIKSTNEAFNGRSALDIMLGGELTDLMRVRRYLDAERGSW, encoded by the coding sequence ATGGCGCTTGCAACACTGATCGATACCGAGCCTCGGCCATTTCGACCGGAGCCAGTCACCGACGAAGAAGCCGCCGCTATGTTTCGTGCGGTGACGAGGTTGTTTGGGCTGTGGGATCTGACGGACGAACAAGCCTCGGTCCTTGTCGATCTGCCACTCCGGACCTACCGGCGCTGGAAGGCTGGCGATTTGGGTAGGATCGATCGCGACGGAAAGGCCCGGCTTTCCAATCTGGTGGGGATCCACAAGGCGCTGCGGATCATCTTTAGCGACCCCGCTCGCGGCTATCGCTGGATCAAGTCTACCAACGAGGCCTTCAATGGACGCTCGGCGCTTGATATCATGCTGGGCGGCGAACTGACGGATCTGATGCGCGTGCGGCGTTATCTGGATGCTGAGCGCGGCAGCTGGTGA
- a CDS encoding helix-turn-helix domain-containing protein has translation MSTAPIDWQSLVDEAIRRRKAERLSQRSLAALAGVSVPTVNAFEQGEINLRFDRVVAILRVLGLFAAPEADLLASFMRAARSRFDARVEGQPADHWTRTPHGHFELAFEIVGLTALPMKVLREWLAEQPSPAIWDPFGAPSDRRLQTIDSALEHWVDAGHTADPTLGAFWRLDPRGLGFVRDGYREDAPGILSPGAIFDLSLPIHQLGSLLRQAASLARLAGADETAPVRVRGRYQGLSGRVLQAWADPKLRESVPDGAQALSDTAEIDRDLDVGLIESDPATAISMSLAPLFERFSGYVLERSTVAAQLGVTGRKQGVSIGPFAVSKDLIAKLGDEALRELLGKLLEAEAAAQGVPLTGIDLGGGQTAPDGGIDARLQWREGPKPKDWLPARDIIYQSKAQVLPPAAISREMRPNDRLRPIFAELASVSGAYILFTTDDIGSKGQADRIAKMREALSDLPNADRITLDFLGPDRIARWANQHPGVALWLLQAAGRPLRGWRPYGNWSAEASADTPYLLDDTARAKVGGIEGDIREALAAMRSVLSQGSGCVRLVGISGMGKTRLAEAVFDQRIIAGPALPTALAVYADAGLELGTGAPLVAEQLVLAGTEAVLIVDNATARTHAQLAEIVRRTGSRVSLLSIDYDIEDEAPNDTLVVRLERNSGPLLQSLLKQRVPQLSDAEVDHLAGFSEGNARVALAIARGAAKGVNLASASDAELIDRLFQIERGGDPDARRAANAAALVYAFLVEGSDGQAEYPVLAEIAGISPAAFYRHIEMMIVWGLAQKRGAQRAVKPDPIANQLAAAMLRLSDPETILRAFAAGPERLFASFARRLGQLEAEPRAAEIAKRLISPNGWLSAPADWSDEQERAFFGLAPSAPEAVLSFIERALPEGKETALASSYHTREDTGELLVHLAYDPALFERAMLCLVSLIRIDGRPDNERSNLRDHFLQRFWPALSWTRALLAPRLAVIDRLLDDPDVAVRALGLEALDHMLDTDNLSSSFAPAFGSQARTSEWRPRGADYIAWIDAAASRIQRIVETEPTLAARARSIVVQHLRAHAASGIEDKAIALARQIKPLGYWDEGWRSANDALHFGSRTEALQAYEYELRPKNEEQFFEAFVIGEPWRHWHPAGKDQRHTRKVEVLARGLGPAACKACPAAGRISAAGRRSRWRIQHA, from the coding sequence ATGAGCACCGCGCCCATCGATTGGCAGTCCCTCGTCGATGAAGCGATTCGCCGACGCAAGGCTGAGCGGCTGTCTCAACGCAGCCTCGCAGCATTGGCCGGTGTGAGCGTTCCAACCGTCAACGCGTTCGAGCAAGGCGAGATCAATTTGCGCTTCGACCGTGTCGTCGCGATTCTTCGTGTGCTTGGCCTGTTTGCGGCGCCCGAAGCCGATCTTCTGGCAAGCTTCATGCGCGCCGCGCGCTCCCGCTTCGACGCTCGCGTCGAGGGCCAGCCAGCAGACCACTGGACGCGCACGCCGCATGGTCATTTCGAACTCGCCTTCGAAATTGTCGGACTGACGGCCTTGCCGATGAAAGTGCTACGCGAGTGGCTCGCTGAGCAACCATCGCCAGCAATCTGGGATCCTTTTGGCGCGCCGTCCGATCGCCGGCTTCAGACAATCGACAGCGCCCTCGAACATTGGGTAGATGCGGGACACACAGCCGATCCGACCCTAGGCGCATTTTGGCGGCTTGATCCTCGCGGACTAGGGTTTGTTCGCGATGGATATCGCGAGGATGCGCCCGGCATCCTAAGCCCCGGGGCCATATTCGACCTCAGTCTTCCCATCCACCAACTTGGGAGCCTGCTTCGTCAGGCCGCCTCGCTGGCGCGGCTCGCGGGGGCCGACGAAACAGCCCCTGTGCGTGTCCGCGGTCGCTATCAGGGTTTGTCGGGTCGCGTACTCCAGGCTTGGGCAGACCCGAAACTGCGGGAGAGCGTGCCCGACGGTGCGCAGGCTCTCAGCGACACTGCCGAGATCGACCGAGATCTTGATGTCGGCCTCATCGAGAGTGACCCTGCGACTGCAATCTCAATGAGCCTGGCGCCGCTGTTCGAGCGCTTTTCGGGTTATGTGCTCGAACGCTCGACCGTTGCGGCGCAGTTGGGAGTCACTGGTCGCAAGCAGGGTGTCAGCATCGGCCCATTTGCGGTTTCGAAGGACCTCATCGCGAAGCTTGGCGACGAAGCGCTGAGAGAACTTCTTGGCAAGCTTTTGGAAGCTGAAGCGGCGGCGCAAGGTGTACCGCTGACTGGGATCGATCTGGGCGGGGGCCAGACGGCACCGGATGGCGGGATCGACGCGCGTCTGCAATGGCGCGAGGGTCCCAAGCCCAAGGACTGGCTCCCGGCCCGCGATATCATCTACCAAAGCAAGGCGCAGGTGCTGCCTCCCGCCGCGATCTCGCGTGAAATGCGGCCCAACGACCGACTTCGCCCGATCTTCGCGGAGCTGGCTTCAGTGTCGGGGGCTTATATTCTCTTCACGACCGACGACATCGGCTCGAAGGGGCAGGCCGATCGTATCGCCAAGATGCGAGAGGCGCTCTCCGATCTCCCAAATGCCGACCGCATTACGCTCGATTTTCTGGGACCGGACCGCATCGCTCGATGGGCCAACCAGCATCCCGGCGTCGCGCTCTGGCTGTTGCAAGCTGCAGGCCGTCCACTGCGTGGCTGGCGCCCCTATGGGAACTGGTCAGCCGAAGCGAGCGCCGACACGCCTTATCTGCTCGACGACACTGCCAGGGCGAAGGTCGGGGGGATTGAAGGTGACATACGCGAGGCCCTCGCAGCCATGCGGAGCGTCCTTTCCCAAGGAAGCGGTTGCGTCAGGCTCGTCGGCATCTCGGGCATGGGAAAGACAAGGCTTGCCGAGGCTGTGTTCGATCAACGCATCATCGCCGGCCCGGCTTTGCCGACCGCCCTCGCCGTTTATGCAGACGCGGGTCTCGAACTCGGCACGGGCGCACCGCTCGTTGCCGAGCAGCTGGTGCTCGCCGGCACAGAAGCCGTGCTCATCGTCGACAATGCGACGGCCCGGACCCACGCGCAGCTCGCCGAGATCGTCAGGCGGACAGGAAGCCGGGTCAGCCTGCTGTCCATCGATTATGACATCGAAGATGAAGCGCCCAATGACACGCTCGTTGTCCGCCTTGAACGGAACAGTGGCCCGCTGCTGCAAAGCCTCCTCAAGCAGCGCGTCCCCCAACTCAGCGATGCTGAGGTCGACCATCTTGCGGGATTTTCGGAAGGCAATGCCCGTGTCGCGCTCGCGATCGCGCGCGGCGCTGCCAAAGGCGTCAATCTCGCGAGCGCAAGCGATGCAGAGCTGATTGATCGGCTTTTCCAGATCGAGCGAGGGGGAGACCCTGATGCCCGCAGGGCCGCCAATGCCGCTGCCTTGGTCTATGCCTTCCTCGTCGAAGGATCGGACGGACAGGCTGAATATCCTGTCCTTGCAGAAATCGCCGGTATCAGCCCGGCCGCCTTCTATCGTCATATCGAAATGATGATCGTCTGGGGCCTTGCGCAGAAGCGCGGTGCACAGCGCGCGGTCAAGCCTGACCCGATTGCTAATCAGCTTGCTGCCGCCATGCTGCGCCTCAGCGATCCGGAAACTATCCTCCGCGCCTTCGCGGCTGGCCCAGAGCGTCTGTTCGCTTCTTTTGCTCGCCGTCTCGGCCAACTCGAGGCGGAACCACGCGCAGCCGAAATCGCCAAGCGTCTGATTTCACCTAATGGCTGGCTCAGCGCGCCAGCTGACTGGAGCGACGAACAAGAGCGGGCTTTCTTCGGCCTGGCGCCCTCTGCGCCCGAGGCGGTGCTCAGCTTTATCGAACGCGCCCTTCCGGAAGGAAAAGAGACAGCGCTCGCCTCGTCCTACCACACCCGCGAGGATACTGGTGAACTACTGGTTCACCTGGCTTATGATCCAGCGCTCTTCGAGCGCGCGATGTTGTGCCTCGTCTCTTTGATCCGGATCGACGGCCGGCCGGACAATGAGCGATCAAATCTTCGCGATCATTTCCTTCAGCGTTTCTGGCCGGCATTGTCCTGGACCCGGGCGCTACTGGCGCCGCGTCTCGCCGTCATCGACCGGCTCCTCGACGATCCCGATGTGGCTGTCCGTGCCCTTGGTCTCGAAGCACTGGACCACATGCTCGACACCGATAACCTCAGCTCGTCTTTCGCGCCGGCATTCGGCTCCCAAGCTCGAACCAGCGAGTGGCGTCCGCGCGGCGCCGACTATATCGCCTGGATCGACGCGGCCGCCTCCCGTATCCAGAGGATTGTCGAGACCGAGCCTACACTCGCGGCACGGGCTCGCTCGATCGTCGTTCAGCATTTGAGAGCCCACGCTGCGTCCGGCATTGAGGACAAGGCGATCGCGCTTGCTCGGCAGATCAAGCCGTTGGGTTACTGGGATGAAGGCTGGCGGAGTGCCAACGACGCCCTTCATTTCGGGTCGCGGACTGAGGCCCTGCAAGCTTACGAATATGAGCTCCGCCCCAAGAACGAAGAGCAATTCTTTGAGGCCTTTGTGATTGGCGAACCCTGGCGCCATTGGCATCCGGCGGGGAAGGACCAGCGCCACACACGCAAAGTAGAGGTCCTCGCGCGCGGGCTCGGGCCGGCGGCTTGCAAGGCATGCCCGGCCGCTGGAAGAATATCTGCGGCGGGCCGTCGCAGTCGTTGGAGAATCCAGCACGCTTAG
- a CDS encoding HipA domain-containing protein — MREALVTFKGVAAGTLSEAGTGTRFLYHPGWSRTIACGLPITVRDHHWSNGLFPFFEHLAPEGWLRARQARAAHASDEDDFELLLRFGADCIGAVGVRPLDGLPDSAPKGDLLESAVTQPGRTLSGVQKKLLAFRGDRAFEPSHRPEDPATHIAKLNPPDLPTLVQNEDTSLRLAREILGPAEVTNASIGAVHGIEGVALLVERFDRRDGERLRLEDFAQILGKPRGRDFNGKYDSSYEEAARVVADHSARPIIDLQRFFRLVVFNFVIGNADAHLKNFSLLERPEGLRLSPTYDLVNTLLYPFNRETGLAIGGRKRPFDSLDRPLVEAFGSEIGLPAPAIRIALDQLAKGFARARTPQTPSNAELGDFRVRYREIVEGQAARMFA; from the coding sequence GTGCGTGAGGCGCTCGTAACTTTTAAAGGAGTAGCTGCCGGGACACTCTCGGAGGCAGGCACCGGCACGCGCTTCCTCTATCATCCCGGATGGAGTCGGACCATTGCGTGCGGCCTACCCATAACCGTCCGTGACCATCATTGGTCAAACGGACTCTTTCCGTTTTTCGAGCACCTCGCGCCTGAAGGATGGCTTCGCGCGCGTCAGGCACGCGCAGCCCATGCGTCCGACGAAGATGATTTCGAACTGCTCCTGCGGTTTGGAGCAGACTGTATCGGAGCCGTTGGCGTGCGCCCTCTCGACGGATTGCCGGATAGCGCGCCCAAGGGCGACCTTCTGGAGAGCGCCGTCACGCAGCCGGGGCGCACACTTTCAGGCGTTCAGAAGAAGCTGTTGGCGTTCCGCGGGGACCGCGCGTTCGAACCGTCCCATCGTCCGGAGGATCCAGCGACGCACATTGCAAAGCTCAATCCGCCGGACCTGCCGACGCTAGTCCAGAACGAGGATACCTCGCTTCGACTTGCTCGGGAGATTCTGGGGCCGGCCGAGGTGACGAACGCCTCCATTGGCGCTGTACACGGGATCGAGGGCGTTGCCCTGCTGGTCGAGCGCTTCGATAGACGAGACGGCGAGCGTCTGCGTCTCGAAGACTTCGCCCAGATTCTGGGAAAGCCACGCGGCCGCGATTTTAACGGAAAGTACGATTCCAGCTACGAGGAGGCAGCCCGCGTCGTCGCCGACCACTCGGCGCGTCCAATAATCGACCTGCAGCGCTTCTTCCGACTGGTGGTTTTCAATTTCGTGATCGGCAATGCCGATGCGCATTTGAAGAATTTTTCTCTACTCGAGCGCCCCGAGGGACTACGGCTTAGCCCCACCTACGATCTGGTGAACACTTTGCTCTATCCGTTCAACCGCGAGACGGGTCTCGCGATCGGCGGTCGCAAGCGACCATTTGACAGTCTCGACCGGCCACTGGTTGAAGCGTTCGGAAGCGAAATTGGCCTGCCTGCTCCTGCGATCCGGATCGCACTCGACCAGCTCGCAAAGGGGTTCGCGCGGGCGAGAACGCCGCAGACGCCATCCAACGCCGAGCTCGGCGACTTTCGTGTGCGTTATCGCGAGATTGTCGAGGGCCAGGCGGCGAGGATGTTCGCATGA
- the recJ gene encoding single-stranded-DNA-specific exonuclease RecJ, producing MNATRFALDIERSLTGRAWRWRGPEPAGSSGDLVDDLLRGRGCTNDMLDRERLPTIRAFMPDPSIFRDMDRAAERLAAAVIDRESITIFGDYDVDGATSAALLIRLLRDLGLNAGVYIPDRLMEGYGPSGEALVALAQQGSSLVVTVDCGAQAFAALEAARDAGLDVIVVDHHKCAAALPPALALVNPNRLDESSDGAGHGHLAAVGVAFLLGAALIRTLRARGWFDRNPEPRLIDLLDLVALGTVADVAQIRGLNRAFVAQGLKAMARRGNIGLNALLSASRLERAPLASDLGFALGPRINAGGRVGRSDLGVRLLTTEDPAEAALLAADLDRLNSERRIIEANVQEEAERLLSERGESAIALVSGTGWHPGVIGIVAGRLKEKTGAPAIVIALDEDGIGKGSGRSIQGVDLGAAILAAGDHGLLIAGGGHAMAAGLTVRQDRVQALSDFLEERLREDIARASAARALLVDLLVAPGGLTPDLVTQMEQAGPFGNGWPAPRVVLGPVRVVRADIVGNGHVRAIVAGEDGRSLKAMAFRQADAPLGQALLGADRARRFWLAGRAKIDDWGPRPATELHVEDIADS from the coding sequence ATGAACGCGACCCGCTTCGCGCTCGATATCGAACGATCGCTCACTGGCCGCGCGTGGCGCTGGCGCGGGCCGGAGCCCGCCGGCAGCAGTGGCGATCTGGTCGATGATCTGCTGCGCGGGCGCGGCTGCACCAACGACATGCTGGACCGCGAGCGCCTTCCCACGATCCGCGCCTTCATGCCCGACCCCTCGATCTTCCGGGACATGGACCGCGCGGCCGAGCGGCTCGCCGCTGCCGTCATCGACCGGGAATCGATCACGATCTTCGGCGATTACGATGTCGATGGTGCCACCAGCGCCGCGCTGCTGATCCGCCTGTTGCGCGACCTCGGGCTCAACGCCGGCGTTTATATCCCGGACCGGCTGATGGAAGGCTATGGCCCTTCCGGCGAGGCGCTGGTCGCGCTCGCGCAACAGGGCTCCAGCCTCGTGGTCACGGTCGATTGCGGCGCGCAGGCCTTCGCGGCGCTGGAAGCGGCACGCGACGCCGGGCTCGACGTTATCGTGGTCGATCATCACAAATGCGCCGCCGCCCTGCCCCCTGCCCTCGCGCTGGTAAATCCCAACCGACTGGACGAGAGCAGCGACGGCGCGGGGCATGGCCATCTCGCCGCGGTCGGCGTCGCGTTCCTGCTCGGCGCCGCGCTGATCCGCACCCTGCGCGCGCGCGGCTGGTTCGACCGGAACCCCGAGCCCCGCCTCATCGATCTGCTCGATCTCGTCGCGCTCGGCACCGTGGCCGATGTCGCACAGATCCGCGGCCTCAACCGCGCCTTCGTCGCGCAGGGGCTGAAAGCGATGGCTCGCCGCGGCAATATCGGCCTCAATGCGCTGCTTTCCGCCAGCCGGCTTGAGCGCGCGCCGCTAGCCTCCGATCTCGGTTTTGCACTTGGGCCCCGTATCAATGCCGGCGGCCGCGTCGGCCGGTCCGATCTCGGTGTGCGCCTGCTCACCACCGAGGATCCCGCCGAAGCCGCCCTGCTCGCCGCCGATCTGGATCGGCTGAACAGCGAGCGACGCATCATCGAGGCGAATGTCCAGGAAGAAGCCGAGCGCCTTCTCTCCGAGCGCGGCGAGAGCGCCATCGCCCTGGTCTCCGGGACGGGCTGGCATCCCGGCGTCATCGGCATCGTGGCGGGACGGCTCAAGGAGAAGACCGGCGCGCCGGCCATCGTCATCGCGCTGGACGAGGACGGCATCGGCAAGGGATCGGGACGGTCCATCCAGGGGGTCGATCTGGGCGCTGCCATCCTCGCCGCCGGGGACCATGGGCTGCTGATCGCCGGCGGCGGCCATGCCATGGCGGCCGGGCTCACCGTCCGGCAGGACCGGGTTCAGGCACTTTCCGATTTTCTGGAGGAGCGGCTGCGGGAGGACATCGCCCGCGCGTCCGCTGCCCGTGCCCTGCTTGTGGACCTTCTGGTCGCGCCCGGCGGGCTGACTCCGGATCTGGTGACGCAGATGGAGCAGGCGGGCCCCTTCGGCAATGGCTGGCCCGCGCCGCGCGTCGTGCTCGGGCCGGTCCGCGTCGTGCGCGCCGATATTGTGGGCAATGGCCATGTCCGCGCCATCGTCGCCGGGGAAGACGGGCGCTCGCTCAAGGCGATGGCCTTTCGCCAGGCCGATGCGCCGCTCGGCCAGGCGCTCCTGGGCGCCGATCGTGCCCGCCGCTTCTGGCTCGCGGGCCGCGCGAAGATCGATGACTGGGGCCCCCGCCCCGCCACCGAACTACATGTGGAAGACATCGCCGACAGCTGA